A region from the Lolium perenne isolate Kyuss_39 chromosome 4, Kyuss_2.0, whole genome shotgun sequence genome encodes:
- the LOC127295448 gene encoding ricin B-like lectin R40C1 gives MFGHHGHHHGQNPPPAQAPATAGGSEPTFKLFCKADEGYCLSVRDGNVVLAPTNPRDVNQHWFKDMRFSQKIKDEEGNPAFAIVNKATGLAVKHSLGQGHPVKLVPYNPEYLDESVMWTESGDVGKGFRCIRMVNNTRLNFDALNGDKDHGGVHDGTTIVLWEWAKGDNQSWKILPWGEEAYAAGGGANAPRGGGSSEPTVRIFCKADEGFSATVRNGEVVLAPTNPRDDHQHWFKDMRHSNKIKDEEGYPAFALVNKVTGQAIKHSQGEGHPVKLVPYNPNYQDESVLWTESRDVGAGFRCIRMVNNIYLNFDALNGDKDHGGVRDGTALALWKWCEGDNQRWKILPW, from the exons ATGTTCGGTCACCATGGCCACCACCACGGCCAGAACCCCCCGCCGGCCCAGGCCCCGGCCACCGCCGGCGGCAGCGAGCCCACCTTCAAGCTCTTCTGCAAGGCCGACGAGGGCTACTGCCTCTCCGTCCGCGACGGCAACGTCGTGCTCGCCCCCACCAACCCCCGCGACGTGAACCAGCACTGGTTCAAGGACATGCGCTTCAGCCAGAAGATCAAGGACGAGGAGGGCAACCCCGCCTTCGCCATCGTCAACAAGGCCACCGGCCTCGCCGTCAAGCACTCCCTCGGACAGGGCCACCCG GTGAAACTCGTCCCGTACAACCCTGAGTACCTGGACGAGTCGGTGATGTGGACGGAGAGCGGCGACGTGGGCAAGGGCTTCCGCTGCATCCGCATGGTGAACAACACCCGCCTCAACTTCGACGCGCTCAACGGCGACAAGGACCACGGCGGCGTGCACGACGGCACCACCATCGTCCTCTGGGAGTGGGCCAAGGGCGACAACCAGAGCTGGAAGATCCTGCCCTGGGGCGAGGAGGCCTACGCCGCGGGCGGCGGCGCCAACGCGCCCCGCGGGGGTGGCTCCTCCGAGCCCACCGTCCGCATCTTCTGCAAGGCCGACGAGGGGTTCAGCGCCACCGTCCGCAACGGGGAGGTGGTGCTCGCCCCCACCAACCCGCGCGACGACCACCAGCACTGGTTCAAGGACATGAGGCACAGCAACAAGATCAAGGACGAGGAGGGGTACCCTGCCTTCGCCCTCGTCAACAAGGTCACCGGCCAGGCCATCAAGCACTCCCAGGGCGAGGGGCACCCG GTGAAGCTGGTGCCGTACAACCCCAACTACCAGGACGAGTCGGTGCTGTGGACCGAGAGCCGCGACGTGGGCGCCGGCTTCCGCTGCATCCGCATGGTCAACAACATCTACCTCAACTTCGACGCTCTCAACGGCGACAAGGACCACGGCGGCGTGCGCGACGGCACCGCGCTCGCGCTCTGGAAGTGGTGCGAGGGCGACAACCAGCGCTGGAAGATCCTCCCCTGGT AA